The proteins below are encoded in one region of Pontibacter deserti:
- a CDS encoding metallophosphoesterase family protein, whose amino-acid sequence MLVYFLIIVPSLFIIFLLFSYWQEWKYRRKPYYKLADVGWRQTLLPPEAEKAYSLAILGDVGAVATDGTDPVLAIFREWQEMNKTAGMAVFLGDNIYPVGLPPEGHRHRAMAEARLQTILQQLQDYKTRCAFLSGNHDWNKGRADGYQYMLRQEKYITEALQSQESYLPPHGCPGPVTMQLAEGLLLLVINTQWWVQRGEKPLGAKYNCPYNDIEEFYIDLNNLLRRNRHQRIVIAAHHPLYSNALHGGKFTIKQHLFPLTAANKRFLIPLPILGSLYPFYRKFFGAYEDMSHKRYKQMRKRLLQIFHRYQNIIYVAGHDHNLQHFEKRGNHYLVSGSGSKTSFVKKGGSATFTLEQPGFAILNYYQNGEVWLEMHVVSSDKTDTASEVVFRKKLESIVVPQQALV is encoded by the coding sequence ATGCTTGTTTACTTCCTGATTATAGTACCCTCTCTGTTCATAATTTTTCTGTTGTTCAGCTACTGGCAGGAATGGAAATACAGGCGTAAACCATACTATAAACTGGCAGATGTAGGCTGGCGGCAAACCCTACTCCCTCCAGAAGCTGAAAAAGCCTACTCATTAGCGATACTAGGTGATGTTGGCGCTGTTGCAACCGACGGCACTGATCCTGTTCTGGCTATATTCAGGGAATGGCAGGAAATGAATAAAACTGCGGGTATGGCCGTTTTTCTGGGTGATAATATTTACCCCGTAGGTCTGCCACCTGAAGGGCATCGGCACCGCGCAATGGCAGAGGCACGCTTGCAAACTATACTGCAGCAACTTCAGGACTATAAAACAAGATGCGCTTTTCTGAGTGGTAACCACGACTGGAACAAAGGCCGTGCTGATGGATACCAGTACATGCTACGCCAGGAAAAGTATATTACCGAAGCACTGCAAAGCCAGGAGAGTTATCTGCCTCCGCATGGCTGCCCCGGCCCTGTAACAATGCAATTGGCAGAAGGTCTGCTGCTGCTCGTCATAAATACACAATGGTGGGTACAACGTGGCGAAAAACCGTTGGGTGCAAAGTATAACTGCCCCTACAACGATATAGAAGAATTTTACATCGATCTGAATAATCTACTCCGGCGAAACAGGCACCAGCGTATAGTTATAGCGGCACATCACCCGCTTTACAGTAACGCATTACATGGTGGCAAATTCACTATCAAACAGCACCTGTTCCCGCTTACTGCGGCTAATAAACGCTTCTTGATACCTTTGCCTATACTTGGTTCGCTATACCCGTTCTATCGTAAATTTTTTGGAGCTTACGAAGATATGTCGCATAAGAGGTATAAACAGATGCGCAAAAGGCTACTACAGATATTTCACCGGTATCAGAACATTATTTATGTCGCCGGCCACGACCACAACCTGCAACACTTCGAAAAGCGTGGAAACCATTACCTGGTAAGCGGATCTGGCAGTAAAACATCGTTTGTGAAGAAAGGCGGAAGCGCAACCTTTACATTAGAACAACCAGGCTTTGCTATACTAAATTATTACCAAAACGGCGAAGTTTGGCTGGAAATGCATGTGGTATCTTCGGATAAAACGGACACAGCCAGTGAAGTTGTTTTCCGCAAAAAACTGGAAAGTATAGTGGTCCCACAACAGGCACTTGTGTAA
- a CDS encoding LON peptidase substrate-binding domain-containing protein: MSVYLPLFPLNIVVYPGEKLNLHIFEPRYKQLVLDCVMSDKTFGIPTYIQNAVGHYGTEVEILSIEKKYDNGEMDIRSKGLRTFKILKFDKTVPGRLYAGGEIEPVVYDTTEDIVTKTKIKELMKQLYEALSLKSLAMDLDDSFSSFTIAHQLGLNLQQEYALLQMKRESDRQEAILQHLQNILPIVLETERLKERVKLNGHFKSLTPPNF; this comes from the coding sequence ATGTCTGTTTACCTGCCCTTATTTCCGTTGAATATTGTGGTGTACCCCGGCGAGAAGCTGAACCTGCACATTTTTGAACCGCGTTACAAGCAGCTTGTACTCGATTGCGTGATGAGCGATAAGACCTTCGGAATCCCGACTTATATTCAGAATGCTGTGGGGCATTATGGTACTGAGGTGGAAATACTGAGTATAGAAAAGAAGTATGACAATGGCGAAATGGACATCCGGAGCAAAGGGTTGCGTACCTTTAAAATTCTGAAATTTGATAAAACAGTACCAGGCAGACTTTATGCAGGCGGCGAAATTGAACCTGTTGTTTATGACACCACGGAAGATATTGTGACCAAGACAAAAATAAAGGAGCTGATGAAGCAGCTTTACGAAGCACTAAGCCTGAAGAGCCTGGCTATGGATCTGGATGATTCCTTCTCCAGTTTTACAATAGCACACCAGTTAGGTCTTAACTTGCAACAGGAATACGCACTGCTGCAAATGAAACGCGAAAGTGACCGGCAAGAAGCCATTCTGCAGCACCTGCAAAATATACTTCCCATTGTATTGGAAACAGAACGATTGAAAGAACGTGTAAAGCTGAACGGTCATTTTAAATCGCTTACTCCGCCTAACTTTTAA
- a CDS encoding App1 family protein: MKKLKQTGVKAILKAEEKIDMLSFKLKRKLNMMQPLQIVPYRSYGTPNRLYVKGRVLKDKGITQSEQQDTLWENLMNMYRRFESDEVPNARVQLCFNNQFHEITTDVEGYFVLNLEPKTPLVLEDIWHDIELKLIDAPLELTEEVKATAHVLVPPPDAEYGIISDIDDTIMRTGATSLLESGKNILLNNAHTRIPFHGVSQFYKALQLGRNGKRNNPFFYVSSSPWNNYDLLYHFLELNEIPQGPLLLRDFGIDENKLGHSDHMSHKYKEIENILITYPHLDFILIGDSGQQDAAIYSEVVKKHPGRIMAIYIRDVNIEKHTRKVVGIVDELKKGGGDVEMLLVKETDEAAKHAAANGFIFVEEVKEVEKEVEVDTAGDK, translated from the coding sequence ATGAAAAAACTGAAGCAAACAGGCGTAAAAGCCATACTTAAAGCAGAAGAAAAAATAGATATGCTCTCATTTAAGCTTAAAAGAAAGCTTAACATGATGCAGCCACTGCAAATTGTACCTTACCGCAGCTATGGTACGCCAAACAGGCTCTATGTAAAAGGCAGGGTGCTGAAGGATAAAGGTATAACCCAATCAGAACAACAGGATACGTTGTGGGAAAACCTGATGAACATGTACCGCCGTTTCGAGTCGGATGAGGTGCCTAATGCGCGGGTGCAGCTTTGCTTCAATAACCAGTTTCATGAGATCACGACAGACGTGGAGGGTTATTTTGTACTGAACCTGGAGCCTAAAACTCCTTTGGTACTTGAAGACATCTGGCATGACATAGAGCTTAAGCTGATTGATGCTCCCTTAGAACTTACAGAAGAAGTAAAAGCCACTGCTCATGTTCTGGTTCCACCGCCCGATGCTGAGTATGGTATCATTTCAGATATTGACGATACCATTATGCGCACCGGTGCCACCAGCTTACTGGAATCCGGAAAAAATATTTTGCTGAATAATGCCCATACCCGCATCCCTTTTCATGGAGTTTCGCAGTTTTACAAGGCTTTACAGCTAGGCCGTAACGGCAAACGAAACAACCCGTTCTTTTACGTAAGCAGCAGCCCCTGGAACAACTACGACCTGTTGTACCACTTCCTGGAATTAAATGAGATCCCGCAAGGTCCACTCCTGCTCCGCGACTTTGGTATAGATGAAAACAAGCTTGGCCATTCCGACCACATGAGCCATAAGTATAAAGAGATAGAGAACATCCTCATAACCTACCCGCACCTGGATTTTATACTTATTGGCGATAGCGGACAACAGGACGCAGCCATCTATAGCGAAGTAGTTAAAAAGCATCCGGGTCGTATTATGGCCATTTACATAAGAGACGTGAACATTGAAAAGCATACCCGTAAAGTAGTAGGTATAGTTGACGAACTGAAGAAAGGTGGCGGAGATGTAGAAATGTTACTGGTAAAAGAAACCGACGAAGCCGCTAAACACGCCGCAGCCAACGGCTTTATTTTTGTGGAAGAAGTGAAAGAAGTAGAGAAAGAAGTGGAAGTAGATACTGCGGGTGATAAGTAA
- a CDS encoding DNA topoisomerase IB — protein sequence MARKNEIHELHGDPAKSAEVAGLRYTSDEKPGYTRKKAGKGYQYLDTKGERVTDEKVLERINKLVIPPAWTEVWISPSAKGHLQATGRDTKGRKQYIYHPDWNKARNLTKFGRMLSFGKALPKLREQIEKDINSKHLDRRKVTALVLSIMDNAMIRIGNRQYAKSNDSYGLTTMRDRHVKINGSQVKFTFRGKKGVEHDIDLKDRRLAQLIKKCKDIPGYDLFQYYDENGERQVLESGDVNEYLREATAQPFTAKDFRTWGGSVRMVKCLENVLEENPEMEKEKCIKEAVKDVAKGLGNTPSVCSKYYIHPEVVNLFREDKLLNYLRTHDATKSKNEYLSGTEELVLKMLQKAG from the coding sequence ATGGCAAGAAAGAACGAGATACATGAATTACATGGTGATCCGGCGAAGTCGGCGGAGGTTGCCGGGCTAAGGTATACGTCAGATGAAAAACCCGGCTATACTCGTAAGAAAGCTGGCAAAGGTTACCAGTACCTGGACACAAAAGGAGAGCGCGTAACGGATGAGAAAGTCCTCGAAAGAATAAATAAACTGGTTATTCCACCCGCCTGGACAGAAGTATGGATCAGCCCAAGTGCAAAGGGCCACCTGCAGGCTACCGGGCGAGATACTAAAGGACGCAAACAATACATTTACCACCCTGACTGGAACAAGGCCCGCAACCTGACCAAGTTCGGAAGAATGCTGTCTTTTGGAAAGGCTTTGCCGAAGCTCCGTGAACAGATCGAAAAAGACATCAATTCCAAACACCTGGACCGCAGAAAAGTAACCGCATTGGTGCTTTCTATTATGGATAATGCCATGATCAGGATCGGTAACCGGCAATATGCCAAGTCAAACGATTCTTACGGATTAACTACGATGCGTGACCGGCATGTGAAAATTAACGGCAGCCAGGTAAAATTTACGTTTCGGGGTAAGAAAGGAGTAGAGCATGACATCGACCTGAAAGATAGACGATTGGCACAGCTGATCAAGAAATGCAAAGATATACCCGGCTACGATCTGTTTCAGTATTACGACGAGAATGGCGAGCGGCAGGTACTTGAATCAGGAGACGTGAACGAATACTTGCGTGAAGCCACAGCACAGCCGTTTACTGCAAAGGATTTCAGAACCTGGGGAGGCTCCGTTAGAATGGTAAAGTGCCTCGAAAATGTACTGGAGGAGAACCCTGAGATGGAAAAAGAGAAATGCATTAAAGAAGCCGTTAAAGATGTTGCCAAAGGGTTGGGTAATACCCCAAGTGTTTGCAGCAAATATTACATTCATCCGGAAGTGGTAAACTTGTTCAGAGAAGATAAGCTGCTGAACTACCTTCGTACCCATGATGCCACAAAATCAAAAAATGAGTACCTCTCCGGCACCGAAGAATTGGTGTTAAAGATGCTTCAGAAAGCGGGTTGA
- a CDS encoding M16 family metallopeptidase: MLQKIGLSIVLTASVVGAADAQTKQVEKVTKKGDELVIPYEKYKLANGLTLIVHEDHSDPVVHVDVTYHVGSAREEVGKSGFAHFFEHMMFQGSDNVADEEHFKVVSDAGGTLNGTTNRDRTNYFETVPSNQLETALWLEADRMGFLLDAVTQKKFEVQRETVKNERGQNYDNRPYGLVYELTSKNLYPYGHPYSWTTIGYLEDLNRVNVNDLKNFFLRWYGPNNATITVGGDVKPAEVIKLVEKYFGSIPAGPAVEDMKPMMAQLEKDRYVSYEDNVRFPMLRMTFPTPEAGHKDEPALDVLAEIIGQGKNSIFYKNIVKDQKALSASASNSTSELAGEFGISLMAFPNNNLAAAEDMLRKSIAEFETRGVTDEDLQRYKASVESNLVNSLASVSGKVSQLAAYETFRNNPNYIQEELRRIQGVTKADVIRVYNQYIKGKPAVLLSVVPKGKKDLVAKADNYTVDTNKSVAMPQEYGNLKYTKAVDTFDRTKRPVAGQATAVTVPNYYTTKFKNGLEVIGTKSDEIPTVTLQLSIAGGHRLSAANPGKAGIASLTAALLNEDTENYTSEQFSSELNKLGSSIRISSGSEDTYVTVQSLKKNLDKTLALLEERMFRPKFAQDDFDRLKKQQLEGIANQSTQPVTIANDVYYKLLYGEGHIEAIPTSGTAETVNSITLDDVKQFYKASFSPSVTNLVVVGDIAEKDILGKLDFLKKWEKKNVVIPADKKAPAIAKTKLYFVDKPDAAQSEIRIGYVAMPYDATGDYYKTGLMNFALGGAFNSRINLNLREDKGYTYGARSGFGGSKYAGPFTASAGVRADATAASVVEFMKEITDFKNKGITEAELQFMKNSIGQSDARKYETPGQKAGFLGRILEYDLKKDFVAKQTQILNTITKKDIDALAAKHLPVDNMHIVVVGDKKKVMSELQKLNYEIVELDANGNPVGTSSVK; this comes from the coding sequence ATGCTGCAAAAAATTGGCTTGAGCATCGTACTTACAGCCAGCGTGGTAGGCGCTGCCGATGCACAAACTAAACAGGTAGAGAAAGTAACCAAAAAAGGCGACGAGCTGGTTATTCCTTACGAAAAATATAAACTTGCCAACGGGCTTACTCTCATTGTTCACGAAGATCACTCTGACCCTGTTGTGCACGTGGATGTAACGTATCACGTAGGTTCTGCCCGCGAAGAAGTAGGCAAATCTGGTTTCGCTCACTTTTTTGAGCACATGATGTTCCAGGGCTCTGATAACGTAGCCGACGAAGAACACTTTAAAGTTGTATCTGATGCAGGTGGTACGCTTAACGGTACAACCAACCGCGACAGAACTAACTACTTTGAGACTGTACCAAGCAATCAATTAGAGACTGCACTTTGGTTAGAAGCTGACCGCATGGGCTTTTTGCTGGATGCTGTAACTCAAAAGAAATTTGAAGTACAGCGCGAAACCGTTAAGAATGAGCGTGGCCAGAACTACGATAACCGTCCTTATGGTTTAGTTTACGAACTGACTTCTAAAAACCTTTACCCGTACGGTCACCCTTATTCCTGGACAACTATAGGTTACCTGGAAGACCTGAATCGTGTAAATGTTAACGACCTTAAAAATTTCTTCCTGCGCTGGTATGGCCCTAACAATGCAACTATAACTGTTGGTGGCGATGTGAAGCCTGCTGAAGTTATAAAGCTTGTTGAGAAATACTTTGGCTCTATACCTGCCGGCCCTGCTGTGGAGGACATGAAGCCGATGATGGCGCAACTGGAGAAAGACCGTTATGTATCTTACGAAGATAACGTGCGTTTCCCGATGCTGCGTATGACGTTCCCAACACCTGAAGCCGGCCACAAAGACGAGCCTGCACTGGATGTACTTGCTGAGATCATTGGCCAGGGTAAGAACTCAATCTTCTATAAAAACATTGTAAAAGATCAGAAAGCACTTTCTGCCTCTGCATCTAACTCTACTTCTGAGCTGGCTGGTGAGTTTGGAATTTCTTTAATGGCATTCCCGAACAACAACCTGGCAGCTGCTGAAGATATGCTTCGTAAATCTATTGCTGAGTTTGAAACGCGTGGTGTTACTGACGAAGACTTACAGCGTTACAAAGCATCTGTAGAATCAAACCTGGTTAATAGCCTTGCAAGTGTAAGTGGTAAAGTATCACAGCTGGCTGCTTACGAAACGTTCCGTAACAACCCTAACTATATTCAGGAAGAGCTTCGTCGCATTCAAGGTGTTACGAAAGCCGATGTAATCCGTGTTTACAACCAGTACATCAAAGGTAAGCCTGCGGTATTGCTTAGCGTAGTGCCTAAAGGTAAAAAAGACCTGGTTGCCAAAGCAGATAACTATACGGTAGACACCAACAAATCGGTGGCAATGCCACAGGAATACGGTAACCTGAAGTATACCAAAGCAGTTGATACGTTTGACCGTACCAAGCGCCCTGTAGCGGGTCAGGCAACTGCTGTAACTGTACCAAATTACTATACTACCAAATTCAAGAATGGCCTGGAAGTGATTGGTACTAAATCAGATGAAATACCAACTGTAACATTACAGTTATCAATTGCTGGTGGCCACAGACTTTCTGCTGCTAACCCAGGCAAAGCGGGTATTGCATCTTTAACTGCAGCGTTACTGAACGAAGACACTGAAAACTATACTTCAGAACAGTTCAGTAGCGAGCTGAACAAACTAGGTAGCTCTATCCGTATCAGTTCAGGTTCTGAAGACACCTATGTAACTGTTCAGTCCCTGAAGAAAAACCTGGATAAGACACTTGCGCTGTTAGAAGAGCGTATGTTCCGTCCGAAGTTTGCGCAGGATGATTTCGATCGTTTGAAGAAGCAGCAGCTTGAAGGTATAGCTAACCAGTCTACGCAGCCAGTAACAATTGCTAACGATGTATACTACAAACTGCTTTACGGCGAAGGCCACATCGAAGCTATCCCTACATCCGGTACTGCTGAAACAGTAAACAGCATCACGCTGGATGATGTGAAGCAGTTCTACAAAGCAAGCTTCTCTCCTTCTGTTACCAATTTGGTTGTGGTGGGTGATATTGCTGAGAAAGATATACTTGGCAAACTTGACTTCCTGAAGAAATGGGAGAAGAAAAATGTAGTTATTCCTGCAGATAAAAAAGCACCTGCTATTGCGAAGACAAAACTATACTTTGTAGATAAGCCGGATGCAGCCCAGTCTGAGATACGTATCGGTTATGTGGCAATGCCTTACGATGCAACCGGCGATTACTATAAAACAGGCCTGATGAACTTTGCCCTGGGTGGTGCTTTTAACAGCCGCATCAACCTGAACCTGCGTGAAGACAAAGGCTATACTTACGGTGCCCGCTCTGGCTTTGGTGGCAGCAAGTATGCTGGTCCGTTCACGGCCTCGGCTGGTGTGCGTGCCGATGCCACAGCTGCTTCGGTTGTAGAGTTCATGAAAGAGATCACAGATTTCAAAAACAAAGGTATCACAGAGGCTGAACTACAGTTCATGAAGAACTCTATTGGTCAATCTGATGCGCGTAAGTATGAAACTCCTGGTCAGAAAGCAGGTTTCTTAGGCCGTATACTTGAGTACGATCTTAAGAAAGACTTCGTGGCGAAGCAAACGCAGATCCTAAACACAATAACCAAGAAGGATATTGATGCGCTGGCTGCCAAGCACCTGCCTGTAGATAACATGCACATTGTAGTTGTAGGCGATAAAAAGAAAGTAATGTCAGAATTACAGAAGCTGAACTACGAGATTGTAGAGCTTGATGCGAACGGTAACCCGGTAGGTACATCTTCCGTAAAATAA
- the mtgA gene encoding monofunctional biosynthetic peptidoglycan transglycosylase, with protein sequence MSKKRFGLRQLKLVFVKLVLSMFLLSIVWVLLYKWIDPPATLHMIKRRAEAGKADKNDPEIKHTFVSLDEMSEQLPLAVVASEDQLFLQHHGFDVEAILDAFQRNRKGGNIRGGSTISQQVSKNVFLWHGRSYLRKAVEAYFTVLIELIWGKERIMEVYLNIAEMGDGVFGVEAASQLYFNKPAKDVGRKQAALLAAVLPNPIKYSAKNPSGYILRKRGRIARAMGRLGGTTYIKSILPAYEEQK encoded by the coding sequence ATGAGCAAAAAGCGTTTTGGCCTGCGCCAGCTAAAGTTAGTTTTTGTAAAGTTGGTACTTAGTATGTTCCTGCTAAGTATAGTCTGGGTATTGTTGTATAAATGGATAGACCCGCCTGCTACTTTGCACATGATTAAACGCCGTGCCGAAGCAGGGAAAGCTGATAAGAATGATCCTGAAATAAAACATACTTTCGTTTCGCTGGATGAGATGTCGGAGCAGTTGCCGCTTGCTGTAGTAGCTTCTGAGGACCAGTTATTTTTACAGCACCACGGCTTTGATGTAGAAGCTATCCTGGATGCTTTTCAGCGTAACCGGAAAGGTGGTAACATTCGAGGTGGCAGCACAATCAGCCAGCAGGTATCAAAAAATGTATTTCTTTGGCACGGGCGCAGTTACTTACGCAAAGCCGTAGAGGCTTATTTTACAGTGTTGATAGAACTGATCTGGGGCAAAGAGCGCATCATGGAAGTATACCTGAACATAGCTGAGATGGGGGATGGAGTGTTTGGAGTAGAAGCAGCCAGCCAGTTATACTTTAATAAACCTGCCAAAGATGTAGGGCGTAAACAGGCGGCACTTCTGGCGGCCGTGTTGCCAAACCCAATAAAGTATAGTGCTAAGAACCCAAGTGGTTATATCCTGCGTAAACGTGGCCGCATCGCCCGCGCTATGGGCCGACTCGGTGGCACGACTTATATCAAATCTATACTCCCTGCTTATGAAGAACAGAAATAG
- a CDS encoding M48 family metalloprotease, giving the protein MKLKRTLLTLGLAAASALTLYSCDGNDVVLFSIEDDVNLGNQVAHEVDSTYKAQGKLLERNATNQQAYTYMDRIVNRVLNSGEVQYREEFTWDVKIIKDDSQLNAFATPGGHIYVFTGLIKYLNDEDHFAGVIAHEIAHADQRHSVKQLQRQYGINLLLSIALGNNPSALKEIAGQLSGTLAGLKFSRDAETEADNFSVEYLGGTEYYACDGAAGFFIKMNEEAAQGTPPEFLSTHPNPENRIENIQQKAKEQGCSTASASDSDFTALKNALN; this is encoded by the coding sequence ATGAAACTTAAAAGAACTCTACTTACCCTCGGCCTGGCGGCTGCCAGTGCATTAACCCTTTACTCTTGCGACGGAAACGATGTAGTACTTTTCTCGATTGAGGATGACGTTAACTTAGGTAACCAGGTAGCCCACGAAGTGGACTCTACTTATAAAGCACAAGGAAAGCTACTGGAGCGTAATGCTACAAATCAGCAGGCTTATACATACATGGACCGTATCGTGAACCGTGTTCTTAACTCCGGAGAAGTACAGTATCGCGAAGAGTTTACCTGGGATGTTAAAATTATAAAAGACGATAGCCAGCTAAATGCCTTTGCTACACCAGGTGGCCACATTTATGTGTTTACCGGTCTTATAAAATACCTGAACGACGAAGACCATTTTGCCGGCGTTATTGCCCATGAAATAGCTCATGCCGACCAACGCCACAGCGTAAAGCAGTTGCAACGCCAATATGGCATAAACCTGCTGCTCTCTATTGCGCTAGGTAATAACCCAAGTGCTTTAAAAGAAATTGCAGGACAGCTTTCCGGTACACTGGCTGGTCTTAAATTCAGTCGCGACGCCGAAACAGAAGCAGACAATTTCTCAGTAGAATACCTGGGTGGCACAGAATATTATGCCTGCGATGGCGCTGCCGGTTTCTTTATTAAAATGAATGAAGAGGCTGCACAGGGTACACCCCCTGAGTTTTTGAGCACACACCCTAACCCTGAAAACCGTATAGAGAATATACAGCAGAAAGCAAAGGAACAGGGATGCAGCACTGCCTCAGCATCTGACAGCGATTTTACAGCTTTAAAGAATGCGCTGAACTAA
- a CDS encoding YybH family protein: protein MKNRNSLFILAAFAAPVILGSCQTTKPVATTTQQTITNTESIAQVKQVLQEQAANWSAGDLEGYMQGYWKSDSLLFIGKSGLTYGWQQTLDNYKRSYPDVSAMGKLTFDLKEVRPLSEENILVVGKWHLQREEAKGNLEGHFSVIFQRFSDGWKILADHSS, encoded by the coding sequence ATGAAGAACAGAAATAGCCTTTTTATACTTGCTGCTTTTGCTGCACCGGTTATACTTGGCAGCTGTCAGACAACAAAACCAGTGGCTACAACAACGCAGCAAACTATAACCAATACCGAAAGTATAGCCCAGGTAAAACAAGTGTTGCAGGAGCAGGCAGCCAACTGGAGCGCCGGCGACCTGGAAGGTTATATGCAGGGCTACTGGAAATCGGACTCATTGCTGTTTATTGGCAAGAGCGGCTTAACTTATGGCTGGCAACAAACCTTGGATAACTACAAACGCAGCTACCCGGATGTATCAGCAATGGGTAAACTTACTTTTGACTTGAAAGAAGTGCGGCCGCTTTCGGAAGAGAACATTTTGGTGGTAGGGAAGTGGCACCTGCAACGTGAAGAAGCCAAAGGTAATTTAGAAGGCCATTTTTCTGTTATCTTCCAACGGTTTTCTGATGGTTGGAAAATTCTAGCGGATCATTCGAGTTAA
- a CDS encoding SRPBCC family protein, with product MRKVEATISIKTSPASVIAAFIDEKLLCGWWGVERSLIERKVGGLYVLTWNITKEGFGYISSGTIRTYQPDALLIVENLVYLNPVKPILGPMVLTVSATQENNSTTTLYLCQEGYQQSPGWDWYYEAVSQAWPVVLETLKKYLEQAVN from the coding sequence TTGAGGAAGGTAGAGGCAACTATCAGTATAAAGACAAGTCCGGCATCTGTAATCGCTGCTTTTATAGATGAAAAGTTGCTGTGCGGTTGGTGGGGCGTAGAACGTTCGCTGATAGAAAGAAAAGTCGGTGGCCTTTATGTACTTACCTGGAATATTACTAAGGAAGGTTTTGGATACATAAGCTCTGGAACAATCAGAACCTATCAACCTGATGCGTTGCTTATAGTTGAGAACTTGGTATACTTAAATCCAGTGAAGCCCATCTTGGGCCCTATGGTGTTAACGGTATCAGCAACACAAGAAAATAACAGCACTACAACTTTATACTTGTGTCAGGAAGGTTATCAGCAAAGCCCTGGCTGGGATTGGTATTACGAAGCAGTAAGTCAGGCCTGGCCAGTGGTACTGGAGACGCTGAAGAAATATCTGGAACAAGCTGTTAACTGA